A stretch of Endozoicomonas sp. SCSIO W0465 DNA encodes these proteins:
- a CDS encoding transposase — translation MKNDLIELYSDYLLSSSGKTTATGVSELLDNVYSHDQFTRLLSNNEFTSRDLWLYVKPVVRQVECSDGVLIFDDTIQEKQFSKENALNTWHFDHTKNRTVKGINLLNAHYHAGDASIPVAYKLIEKTILYTDLKTKKVRRYAEQTKNEMMREMLMICCHNQLMFRYVLADSWFCSNDNMMFIRHDCNKHFLMAMKSNRKVSLSLDDKLQGRSQRIDTVDFSEDKPVQGWIAGVDFPVLLYRQVFKNKDGSTGILYLVCSDLDCDAETLKAIYEKRWKVEVFHKTLKSNASMAKSPAHTVRTQSNHIFLSIYSAFRLEVLSLKVNLNHFQLRAKIYMAGLKASLGQLRELLAA, via the coding sequence ATGAAAAATGATCTCATAGAACTTTATTCTGACTACCTGTTGTCGTCGTCTGGGAAGACCACTGCAACGGGAGTGTCAGAGCTTTTGGATAATGTCTACAGTCATGACCAATTCACCCGATTGCTTTCAAACAATGAGTTTACCAGTCGTGACTTATGGCTTTACGTTAAACCCGTCGTGCGACAGGTTGAGTGCAGTGATGGGGTTTTGATCTTTGACGATACGATTCAGGAAAAGCAGTTCAGCAAAGAGAATGCCCTGAACACCTGGCATTTTGATCATACAAAAAATCGCACCGTGAAAGGTATAAATCTGCTCAATGCACACTACCATGCCGGAGATGCGTCGATTCCTGTCGCCTATAAATTGATCGAGAAAACCATCCTGTACACCGACTTGAAGACAAAAAAGGTAAGACGATATGCAGAGCAAACCAAAAATGAAATGATGCGGGAGATGCTGATGATTTGCTGCCATAACCAGCTTATGTTCCGCTATGTCCTTGCAGATAGCTGGTTTTGCTCAAACGACAATATGATGTTTATTCGACACGACTGTAATAAACATTTCCTGATGGCGATGAAGTCAAACCGCAAGGTATCCCTCAGTCTGGACGACAAATTACAAGGCCGTTCACAGCGTATAGATACTGTTGATTTTTCAGAAGATAAGCCTGTACAAGGGTGGATAGCAGGTGTCGATTTCCCTGTTCTGCTATACCGTCAGGTCTTTAAAAACAAAGACGGAAGCACAGGCATTCTCTATCTGGTTTGCAGCGATCTTGACTGTGATGCCGAGACTCTCAAGGCAATCTACGAGAAACGGTGGAAAGTCGAGGTCTTCCATAAAACGCTGAAATCGAATGCGTCAATGGCCAAGTCACCGGCGCATACTGTGAGAACACAGAGTAATCATATCTTTCTTTCAATTTACTCAGCCTTCAGGTTGGAAGTATTGTCATTGAAAGTAAATCTGAATCACTTTCAGCTCAGAGCCAAAATCTATATGGCAGGGCTGAAAGCTTCGTTGGGGCAGCTGAGAGAGCTGTTAGCTGCGTAA
- a CDS encoding NAD(P)-binding protein, translated as MNTLDMTQPPGRSPVQGTGPVATRKPVYQNALPPCNHTCPAGNDIQGALALAQEGRFEEAWRTFMKNNPLPATHGRICYHPCEDGCSRVQVDDGVSIHSIERFLGDMAIEQNWHMPVPENETGKKVLVIGAGPSGLTAAYHLRLQGHTVEIREAAPVAGGMMQFGIPAYRLPRDVLAAEIARIESMGISITLNHRVEDLMAEKQEGHFDAVYLAIGAHIGKQVDIPARDAGKVLDAVSFLRETGMGEKPVLGRRVAVYGGGNTAMDAARTVKRMGVDEAMIIYRRDRDHMPAHSFEADEAEAEGVNIHWLRTIQNIEGSEFNVEIMEIGDDGRPRPTGRYETLAVDSLILALGQDVERGMLDRVPGLEFDRWGSLTVGEHMMTGCEGIFAGGDMVPSDRTATIAVGHGKKAARCMDSWLTGNKINDIAVQHLVDFDGLHLWYRTRADRQHEDALSPEQRNDFSEVVRGLSEAQVRYEASRCFSCGNCFECDGCFGACPEGAITKLGKGEGYQVNHDLCTGCLACYRQCPCHAIEMQTVQQGVSLPVMAAQMEVR; from the coding sequence ATGAATACCCTGGATATGACCCAACCCCCCGGACGATCTCCGGTACAGGGTACTGGTCCGGTCGCTACCCGCAAGCCGGTTTATCAGAACGCTTTGCCCCCGTGTAATCACACCTGCCCGGCGGGAAATGATATCCAGGGTGCCCTGGCACTGGCCCAGGAAGGGCGCTTTGAAGAAGCCTGGCGCACATTCATGAAGAATAACCCGCTGCCGGCAACCCATGGTCGAATCTGTTATCACCCCTGTGAAGATGGCTGCAGCCGTGTGCAAGTGGACGACGGTGTAAGTATTCATTCCATTGAGCGCTTCCTCGGGGATATGGCCATTGAGCAGAACTGGCACATGCCTGTTCCCGAAAACGAGACCGGGAAAAAAGTCCTGGTCATCGGTGCCGGCCCTTCCGGTTTGACCGCTGCCTACCATCTGCGCCTGCAGGGGCATACCGTTGAGATACGTGAAGCGGCTCCGGTTGCCGGTGGCATGATGCAATTTGGTATCCCGGCTTACCGTTTGCCACGGGACGTGCTGGCAGCGGAGATTGCCCGTATTGAATCCATGGGGATCTCAATCACCCTGAATCACCGGGTAGAAGACCTGATGGCGGAAAAGCAGGAAGGACATTTTGATGCGGTTTACCTGGCCATTGGTGCCCATATTGGCAAGCAGGTTGATATTCCTGCCCGTGATGCCGGCAAGGTGCTGGACGCGGTCAGCTTCCTGCGGGAAACCGGTATGGGTGAAAAACCGGTGCTCGGTCGTCGGGTAGCCGTATACGGCGGTGGTAATACGGCAATGGATGCCGCACGAACGGTGAAAAGAATGGGTGTCGATGAGGCCATGATCATCTATCGTCGCGACCGTGACCATATGCCGGCCCACAGCTTTGAGGCCGATGAAGCGGAAGCCGAAGGCGTCAATATCCACTGGTTGCGCACCATCCAGAATATAGAAGGCAGCGAGTTTAACGTTGAGATCATGGAGATTGGTGATGATGGACGTCCACGTCCCACCGGGCGTTATGAAACGCTGGCGGTGGACTCTCTGATTCTGGCCCTGGGTCAGGATGTGGAGAGAGGCATGCTGGACAGAGTGCCCGGCCTGGAATTTGACCGCTGGGGCTCGCTTACTGTTGGTGAGCATATGATGACCGGCTGCGAAGGTATTTTTGCCGGTGGTGATATGGTGCCTTCTGACCGGACCGCCACCATTGCTGTAGGGCATGGCAAGAAAGCTGCCCGCTGTATGGATAGCTGGCTGACCGGTAACAAAATCAATGACATCGCAGTGCAACACCTGGTGGATTTTGACGGGTTACACCTCTGGTACCGCACCCGGGCTGATCGTCAGCATGAAGATGCCCTCTCTCCAGAACAGCGTAATGATTTCAGTGAAGTGGTTCGTGGTCTCAGTGAGGCGCAGGTTCGTTATGAAGCCAGCCGCTGTTTCTCCTGCGGTAACTGTTTTGAATGTGATGGCTGCTTCGGGGCGTGTCCTGAAGGTGCCATTACCAAACTGGGCAAAGGGGAGGGGTATCAGGTTAACCATGATCTCTGTACCGGTTGCCTGGCCTGCTACCGTCAGTGCCCCTGCCACGCTATCGAGATGCAGACCGTTCAACAGGGTGTCTCATTGCCCGTCATGGCTGCTCAAATGGAGGTACGGTAA
- a CDS encoding glycoside hydrolase family 105 protein → MQPDSKYLDAAINWAKDNQWQVGPEDRFADDHTCCQTYLEIYQALKDDAMKESSIEAFDLMLNDPKPGREDWWWCDSLFMAPPAFAMLTELTGEPKYLDAMNTLWWDSVDHLLDPETGLFYRDKRYIPDGQGGELREENGEKVFWGRGNGWVVSAICRVLDHMPEDFADRQKYIDLFVALCEAVVKLQGDDGFWRASMLDPKSFPSPESSATSLFAHGMAWGINNGILDRDAYMPALEKAWAALKTCVHEDGMMGWIQLPAFTREIPGKSTILIMVQVHSCWQQKRLPNSALSHSCE, encoded by the coding sequence GTGCAACCGGACAGCAAGTACCTGGATGCAGCGATCAATTGGGCAAAAGACAACCAGTGGCAAGTCGGCCCTGAAGACCGTTTTGCTGATGACCATACCTGCTGCCAGACCTACCTGGAAATCTATCAGGCTCTGAAAGACGATGCTATGAAAGAGTCTTCCATCGAAGCGTTTGACCTGATGCTTAATGATCCAAAGCCGGGCCGTGAAGACTGGTGGTGGTGTGACTCCCTGTTTATGGCGCCACCGGCGTTTGCCATGCTGACAGAGCTGACCGGTGAACCAAAGTATCTGGATGCCATGAATACCCTGTGGTGGGACAGTGTTGACCACCTGCTGGATCCTGAAACCGGCCTGTTCTACCGGGACAAGCGTTATATCCCTGATGGACAGGGTGGCGAACTGCGCGAAGAGAATGGTGAGAAAGTTTTCTGGGGTCGTGGTAATGGCTGGGTGGTTTCTGCGATCTGTCGTGTACTGGATCACATGCCTGAAGATTTTGCTGACCGTCAGAAGTACATTGATCTGTTTGTGGCACTTTGCGAAGCGGTTGTGAAGCTGCAGGGTGACGATGGCTTCTGGCGTGCCAGTATGCTTGATCCAAAAAGCTTCCCATCACCAGAATCCAGCGCTACCTCGCTGTTTGCCCACGGTATGGCCTGGGGTATCAATAACGGTATCCTGGATCGTGATGCCTATATGCCTGCCCTGGAAAAGGCCTGGGCTGCCCTGAAAACCTGTGTCCACGAAGATGGCATGATGGGTTGGATTCAGCTTCCTGCCTTTACCCGAGAGATACCAGGAAAGAGCACAATATTGATTATGGTGCAGGTACATTCCTGCTGGCAGCAGAAGAGGTTGCCAAACTCTGCGCTTAGTCACTCTTGTGAATGA
- a CDS encoding IS66 family transposase: MIPELPATMSAEILLKENAELRMRVACLEERCRELEEKVGKNSQNSSKPPSSDGYQKPCKNSNSPDHSDDLSADKGTDPSDEKPNPKSLRQSSGNKAGGKKGHQGTCLKQVDIPDYIEYLPVKECNKCQASLLDSEPVKYIERQVFEPGRPGEFEVTAHRAEVKICTCGCRNQAEFPEGVTAAAQYGSATQAMAVYLNQYHFLPFKRVSEYFNTLYKMSVSAGTVANFVARTYENLASTEEVIRDALRESSVAGADETGMRAEGSLHWLHVMRDEQWTLYYLSEKRGREAMDTMGILLTFAGVLVHDHWKSYFAYAATHVLCNAHHLRELLGVVDRDSNQLALRLMKLLRLSWHYCKGFKTIGMLQMPSVVCERIEKIYDRLLQRALMKEVVYMEKQREELKRKKVKNTKAYNLFKRLTEFKAETLRFMSDFTIPFDNNGSERDVRMAKLKQKISGCFRSADGGSMFARIRSYLSSARKQGMDIYQSLHRAVRNYCNMPLLSAE; encoded by the coding sequence ATGATTCCAGAACTACCCGCAACTATGTCGGCTGAGATTCTCTTGAAAGAGAATGCAGAGCTGCGGATGAGAGTTGCCTGTCTGGAAGAGCGATGTCGAGAATTGGAAGAAAAGGTTGGCAAGAACAGTCAAAACAGCAGCAAGCCGCCATCGTCTGATGGTTATCAAAAACCTTGTAAAAACAGTAATTCTCCAGATCATTCTGACGACCTTTCCGCAGATAAAGGTACCGATCCATCGGATGAAAAACCCAATCCTAAAAGTCTGAGACAGTCTTCTGGTAATAAAGCCGGTGGAAAGAAAGGGCATCAGGGCACTTGTCTTAAACAGGTCGATATCCCTGACTATATTGAGTACCTTCCGGTTAAAGAATGCAATAAATGTCAGGCGTCTCTTCTTGATAGTGAGCCGGTCAAATATATTGAACGACAGGTGTTTGAACCAGGGAGACCGGGTGAATTTGAAGTAACGGCCCATAGAGCTGAAGTAAAAATCTGCACTTGTGGTTGTCGGAATCAGGCTGAATTCCCGGAAGGTGTTACCGCTGCCGCACAATATGGCTCAGCCACACAGGCTATGGCCGTCTATCTTAACCAATACCATTTCCTGCCTTTTAAGCGCGTGTCAGAGTATTTTAATACTCTCTATAAAATGAGTGTAAGTGCAGGCACTGTCGCCAATTTTGTGGCCAGAACCTATGAAAATCTGGCTTCTACTGAAGAGGTTATTCGTGACGCCTTGCGGGAATCGTCTGTTGCCGGAGCCGATGAAACGGGTATGCGGGCCGAGGGCTCTTTGCACTGGCTACACGTTATGCGGGATGAACAATGGACGCTCTACTACTTGTCTGAAAAGCGAGGTCGTGAGGCCATGGACACGATGGGCATACTGCTAACATTTGCAGGCGTTCTGGTTCATGATCATTGGAAATCCTATTTTGCATATGCGGCAACTCACGTACTTTGCAATGCCCATCACCTGAGGGAGCTTTTGGGTGTTGTTGATAGGGACAGCAATCAACTGGCGTTGCGATTGATGAAGCTACTGAGGCTTTCCTGGCATTACTGCAAGGGCTTTAAGACCATAGGTATGCTACAGATGCCAAGTGTTGTCTGTGAACGAATCGAGAAGATTTATGACCGGTTGCTTCAGCGGGCTCTAATGAAAGAAGTCGTCTATATGGAGAAGCAACGAGAGGAGCTTAAGCGCAAGAAAGTCAAGAATACTAAAGCTTACAATCTCTTCAAACGACTCACTGAGTTCAAGGCTGAGACACTGCGCTTCATGTCAGATTTTACCATTCCCTTCGATAACAATGGCAGTGAGCGGGATGTTCGAATGGCCAAGTTAAAGCAGAAAATCTCAGGCTGCTTCAGGAGTGCAGACGGTGGTTCTATGTTTGCACGGATTCGCAGCTATTTGTCGTCTGCCAGAAAACAGGGAATGGACATATATCAATCACTTCATAGAGCTGTTCGGAATTACTGTAATATGCCTTTGCTCAGTGCTGAATAG
- a CDS encoding transposase, with protein MRTTTRPTTARCTLAKYIGFLISEPKSSTCTRLAEVTDFSHDSANRFLKRENYQPKDMYDEAVKSLNPIGGTLSVDDSVLDKPYSYSVALVGHFWSGKHHRVVKGVNLITLYYTDVSGRHMPVNYRIYDKSEDKTKNDYFREMLIEVLVWGLKPAFVTGDSWYSCTTNLKTIKNHQTGFMFAVEKNRTVSLEKGKWQQVQHLDIPDNGLDVWLKDFGKIRLFRTMLKDQRRHYVVYLPEEVPFERNDFKQIHDQHWQIEQFHRAIKQVCHIEHFQVRSERPVRNHIFAAILAFVYLQKMQIEQEFTNIYQHQRGLFKETIGAFIESFAKGKDHLLPKFIGVINA; from the coding sequence GTGAGAACTACCACTCGACCGACCACTGCACGATGCACTCTTGCAAAATACATTGGCTTTTTGATTAGTGAGCCAAAATCATCAACATGCACAAGACTGGCCGAGGTTACCGACTTTTCTCACGATAGCGCAAACCGCTTTCTTAAGCGTGAAAACTATCAGCCCAAAGATATGTACGATGAAGCAGTCAAAAGTTTAAACCCTATTGGCGGCACCCTGAGCGTTGATGACAGCGTGCTCGACAAACCTTATAGCTACTCCGTGGCACTGGTTGGCCACTTTTGGTCGGGTAAACATCACCGAGTGGTTAAGGGAGTTAACCTCATCACCCTTTATTACACCGACGTATCCGGGCGCCATATGCCGGTGAATTACAGGATATACGACAAATCGGAAGACAAGACAAAAAACGACTACTTCCGTGAAATGTTGATTGAAGTGCTGGTATGGGGGCTGAAGCCAGCGTTCGTTACCGGTGACTCCTGGTACAGCTGCACGACTAACCTGAAGACGATTAAAAACCATCAGACTGGGTTTATGTTTGCCGTTGAGAAAAACAGGACAGTATCACTGGAAAAAGGTAAATGGCAGCAGGTTCAACACCTCGACATCCCCGACAATGGTCTGGATGTATGGCTCAAAGACTTCGGTAAGATCCGGTTGTTCAGGACGATGCTAAAAGACCAGCGTCGCCACTACGTGGTTTACTTGCCAGAGGAAGTCCCTTTTGAACGCAATGACTTCAAGCAGATCCATGACCAGCACTGGCAGATCGAACAGTTTCACAGGGCGATCAAGCAGGTTTGCCATATTGAGCACTTTCAGGTTCGCAGCGAACGACCCGTCAGAAACCATATATTTGCTGCAATTTTAGCTTTTGTTTATCTCCAGAAAATGCAGATAGAGCAGGAGTTTACGAATATTTATCAGCACCAACGGGGGCTGTTTAAAGAGACAATAGGCGCTTTCATTGAGAGTTTTGCAAAGGGGAAGGATCACCTCCTACCAAAATTTATCGGTGTCATCAATGCGTAA